The nucleotide window AaaaaaatatgaatatatatttaaattgttctaaaaaattaaaaatatcataTCAAAATATATCTGTTCTCTTGACATTGATTTAAAATTGGGTAAGATAGATTATCAGCAGGGCCGCCAGGCATGAACAATGGATAACCAATTTTGAAGATTTCCAAAAGAACCAATCTTTCCGTTGCATAATGCAGCAAATATGCCTCTCAAAACGAGTAAGCAGAGCGTCAGAATTTCACTATAAAACGGGTTCGGAATGGAACAACGCTCCCCAGGAATAGTGAGTAACATGGGGAAAATGGCCAAGGCAACAACACTCCTCTTTCTTATGGCCATTATCCTGACTGAAGGAGCAAGGGATATGCCACTGAAAGACCAAGTTTACAGTCCCCAAGGCCTCCTTGGTCTATGGGGCCTTCCTTTATTTGGTTTGCCACTTCCTTTCCTTAAACCAACCCCATGGCTCGGGCATGGAGGACCATGCTGCGGAGGTCTGTTTCCATTCCTCGGGACACCTAAAGCTGGGACACCCCTCAAGAATTTCACTAAAGCTGATGTCAATGGCAATGCCATTGACGCATCCCCGTGACCCCAGCCAGTACGGGAGTTCACAGCCACCACCGGTTTAAATGTAGTCATGTTAATAAAGATCGTACCACCTAGTTGAGTAGTGGCTATGTTTGTGCTTTTTGTTGTACTTGAATTAATGGGAAGTTCACAAGCTTCTAGTGATCTTTTCCTTAAGATCATCCGTAAACAAACAATTAAAAAAAAGTTCTGCGTATACAATAGATTTCAAACAAACAGCCCCACCACCAACTCAtgtttaaaaggaaaacaaaaggcTAACAAAGGTAATTCAGCCTGACTTAATGCTTGTGGCTGATGAATTGCTAGTTTTTGAAGGCACAATGGGGTCATATAAGTTCAACATAGGGAACTTAGGCTACCACCTTTCAAACCAACCAAACTTGCCTAACGCAATTCACCTTAACCAGCAGAACAGGCAGACAACCGAGACCAATCGGTTCACAAACCTTAGCAGAACGTGCAATATAAGGGGAGTCCACAACCACAAGCAACCTAAAGTCAACTTCTTTTACTGTACATAAATAAGTTGTTTGTCAAGTTTAgatttaattcaaataataatgaaGCTGAGGTTATCAACTGGCAGATTCACATGCATCTAAGAAAGCAATGAAAAGCATGCTCAGATAACTTGTCAAAAAGATTGTTTGCAGAAATATAGTTTAAAGCTTGGGCATCTTGGAGATTCCAAAAATCCAAAAATTAGCTCCGCTGATACACAGAATTCATTGCTTCTTTCCCTTTTCAATTCCAGTTTGAATTATTCCTGAAATAGAATAGCAACCATCATCAGAAGTTAATTTGAATGAATGAATAATATCATTCAGAAAGCTGGCTACATAATTGAAAGAACATCTTGAAGCCCAGTATCATGACAGAAACAGAATGCTTTAGAAAAATGGCAGCGTAACGGTACATATATAATTCCCTTTCACAAACTTTGATTCATTTTCCTTCCAAAAAGACATCACACACACACACGCACACAGAACAGCAAGTTTACATCACTAATTGGGCATGAAGCTCATTTTCAGCTGGCTGATGGAAGGAAGACCCTAATTAGTTCCTTTACAGTCACTCTTTTTCTGCAAGTTGGGCATTTTCCCTGGGCTGCTATTGCAGCGTTGATGCATGCCTTGCAGAAAATGTGCCCACATCTTGTTGACATCTCCTCATTTAATGAACCCATACAAATCGGACAATTGAAGGTTGGCTCCTTGGGAAGTGGCTGGGGCTTTGTAATTTCCTTGACCTGCCAATCAATTAGTTAGTGACTTTTATTCATAACTTCAACAAAAAGCCAGAGGTGCCACTGCATGAGAGCATTTGAATGGACAAAAAGTTGGGAGATGTCCAGTCAAAATGTCTTAGATCTGATGACCAGAAACATATGTGCAACCTATCCTTGAAAGTATCTGCCTTGAATCTTTTGTAAGCACTAAGAAATAAGTTCTTACCATAGACTGCGGTGAACTCTCCAAATTGATATACCAATCACAATTGATAACTACTGGGGTCGGAGGAAGTCTCCGGCACCTGTTCAGGTTATTATTAGTTGACCGAGCAAGCCGCCCTGGAAGGAGAGAGATGTGAGCTGCAACAACTTCAAATACCTAGTAATCTAGGGTCCAACACTTCAACTACAAAagaataaataaagtaaataaagaaCCACCATTCTCTAAGTTGATTGACCTATCCAGTGACACAAGAAACATAAAATTGGAGTAGATCAGTTCGCTGCGAAATAACATTTACCTCACTTGAGGAAAAGGTTTGTTTTATTCTAGTGCTTGAGCCATCAGTAAACAGTACAACCCACTTCACAGGCCCCGATTAAGGGCAAACAGCTCAGAGACACGTGTATATTCTATAATCCCCTTAACAAACTAATATAGACTATAAAGTTATCAAAAATTAGTAGAATATAGTTCTAAATCTAAAGCAATCACACCAAAAATATGTTCTGAGAACTCGAGGACATACGAAACAAAGTTTTAATACAATTCTCAGAAGTATATAAAGAAAAAATTGATCAGTTTCTTCTATTGAGTTATGAGGCACATGATGTCAACTAGATTTCCACTTGGATTAAAGACATGTTTGGTTAATAGATTGTGATTGCTTTGCTTGTAATTGTCATTTCTGAAGAGAATACATCCAGGTTCCTTCCGTATTCccattaatctttaattattattattattattattatttggtattTTATCACCCAAAAAAAAACACAAGAAAATCCCTTATGATCAACAAGTTAAAGGGTAGTCTTCAGTTTCCCTAAGGACCCTCTaactcataaaaataattaatcaccTAAATCATGTCAGAAATCAAATCATTATGGGCGTCAATAATATAACTAAAAAGGAATCTTTTGATGTCGAGCAGATATATAGAACAAGGTTCTTTTATGCAACATGCTTACGGCAATGCAGGTAGCAgatgatgaaaaagaaaatattagaCACACCCTTCCCTAATAAATTTAGCTACCTGAATCTACGTCAACAACAGTCCTTCCACGGCTTCTCCTAGAATTGTTTTTAGCCTGACATAAAACCCCAAGAAAATTAATAACAGTCGACATAATGCAAATGAATCCATAAAGACAAGTTTAATGTACAGTTAATGTGAAAACAAAATACTATTGAACAAGAACTGCATACCGCTGCGAATGCTATAGCAGAAGATTCAATTACATCATCATCAATAGCTTCAACATCAATAGTTGCAGGTGGTGGAGGCTGTACGGGTTGAGCAGTCAGTTGCTCAGATCCAGCCTGCTGCGAAGTACCCTCCTGTTCCCTGATTTCAGTGGGAGGAACATTGAGATCCAGGAGTGCCTTCCTTCGTCGATACCCTCTAAGAGAAGGCCCCTTCACTTCTATTGTGCTCATGTTCGGCTTAATATTTTTCCTAAGTGCTATTCAAATATGCAGCCTCAACAATACCTAAAAACAATCACCTTGAACTTCAACATCAAGTTTTCACTAAAACCAATAAATTCTTTCACCCGATTGAAGCACGAGAAAAGTAACACTTGAAAAGTATAAGAAACTCACAAATACTTGGTTCAATCTCgacagtaaaaaaaaaaaaactcatgatTTAGAACTCAAAAAGATCCAGAAAATGAGCAGACAGACACttaattcttctaaattcttaatttgaaaaaaatgaaagagtaatatgcaaatagtaatttgaataataTTTTAGCAAAAAagatatctttttttttctttctcaagcTTGCTTCCTTAATGATCCAAACAGCACCATATGAGTGAACAACTGATTTCCATATTTCCAGCTTGATATtgttgattaaattaatttattttaaagaagTACGGGATAATGAACAACCACTCGAcataaaatcattttttttaaattagtcaACATTCGAACTAGAACCGATCGGCAGATAAAAACCCGCAACCAATCAATTATAACAAACTGATAATCAAATATAAaatgaactttaaaaaatttaatcaaatttaatttaagaACAATCAAGattagaaaagaaataataaaaatatctcaAATCTCAGCAATTGAACATCAACCAGATCACCGCATTGATTAAAacgaattgaaaaaaaaataaaagaaattaacaaGAGAAAGTATGAGAGATTAAAAAAATACCTTGAAATCATGGAAAAATGGAATCAATTTTCGAATTAttcccaaaagaaaaaaaaaagaagaagaattggaaggaaaaaaaagaagaagaattggaaggaaaaagaaaattaagaattGGAAGGAAGGGAGGGAGATGAGGGAAGGTGGAAAACCTTACGAAAATCTTGTGAATTTAGGGTTTTTAAACAGGCAAAAGATTTTAGTGCGAGGGAATGGAAAGGAACTGCTAGTCACAAACCAGGAAATCTTGGTTTCCACGTGGCTTGATCTCTCTGATTCTAATACCTGTCACGTGGTGACTCACATATGCACCACGTGGCTATTTTAAAAATCTTTGTTCATTTTTAAAAGTTAGATTCATCCTAGATTCTCATTCTTAGCAAGTGGCTTAATGTTTATGTGAAACTAtggaataaaaattttaaaaattttatatttttatacatttgtaatttaattcttattttaatttttaggaatttaatttttatatttttgaatttaaaatttaatttagttattatcattattaattttttattaaatttattagagtaaaattttaaaattaaaatatatatttacttgATAATTATGCAATAATAATTATAATgttgaaaataataattaaaatttttttccttaaaattacTCATTTGAACTTATcatgataaaatatttttgttgttgttgttgtgttcataagAAAATTGACATCAACATTTGATTGACataattaacattattaattgTTTAGCCtaactaatgatattataaaatagaggaatcaaattgtataaaaattaaaGCATGTATATATTAAATCTCACATTTCAGTATAATATAGAGACTATTATCTTataatggaaaaaagaaaacaaagacaAACTCAAAAGAAATGTGAAGCCACTCTATTAATCTCTAAGAGTTTTAAgacattaaaattatatataataacgtaatattttaataaaaatttaacaatattaattatttgaattaattaataaaaaatttgagaATAAGATGATGTGCCCCATATGTGTTAATAGAAGGAAGATCATTTAGACCTTTTATATCTATACTATTTGTAAACAATTATCAAAAATTCTCTTATTTGCAAAGTAAGATATATGATTTTGTGAgtgtttttgtttttatattttataaataaaataaaaatttaggctAAATAGGTCAAATGTGCCAAAAAAAGTTAATTGACTAAATAGatcgattttttgaaaatttagggaAATAAATCGTTTTTGGAGAAAGTGTAAAAGCGTCCCGCACTGGATGCGTTTTCCctttaagttaaattttttttattactttttttatataattagcTTCTAGCTAAATAGTTAAATGTTAGTGGTTTTGTTTTTGAGTTTTGAGTTAGATTCTTTTTCCATtcacatttgtatttttttattatcttattttattcttaCTTTTCTTATTATTCTATTGTTCTTgtcttttaatttgaatttttaatttaataaagaaaTAGTCTATTACAAATTGTCGAAAGATTCAATTCGTTAGAATCTAATCCAAGAATAGGGATTATTAGTAAAAATAGAATTTTCGAGAGATATAGAAAGATGCAAAACTCTATATTTCTATTCTATTTTTctctatttaaattatatatacatatgcaATGGAGGAagataaatttcattttatttgtcTCTCCAAATTCGAATTTCATTTCACAGAAGAAAAAAATTCACTTTTTATCTTGTTGATAGAGGTTTATTCAATAGTAATAtcagataaaaataatttttcacatAATTTGTTTTTCGACAATTCCTTTTATTTCACAAAGTCAAAGCCCATTACACAGGTTTTGACTTTGATTCTATAAACTAACTAACTACCTTTTCTCTACAAATAAAAAATTTTTCACTTAAGAGTCTAACTCACTCAAAATACCTTTTAAAGGATTACATGGTACGATTGAATCGAATAAGCCCTTATGGAATAAATATTCAGCCGACTGTGAACCTTCCAATATTGTTTTATTCAATGTTTGCTCAATTACTTTTTTACCCACAAATGCAGTATAGGCATTGGATTCAACAATAATGATATCCTCCAACATACCAAAACTCGCGGTCACTCCATCGGTAGTGGGAGATGTAAGAATTGATACATAA belongs to Gossypium arboreum isolate Shixiya-1 chromosome 7, ASM2569848v2, whole genome shotgun sequence and includes:
- the LOC108460190 gene encoding uncharacterized protein LOC108460190, with the translated sequence MSTIEVKGPSLRGYRRRKALLDLNVPPTEIREQEGTSQQAGSEQLTAQPVQPPPPATIDVEAIDDDVIESSAIAFAAAKNNSRRSRGRTVVDVDSGRLARSTNNNLNRCRRLPPTPVVINCDWYINLESSPQSMVKEITKPQPLPKEPTFNCPICMGSLNEEMSTRCGHIFCKACINAAIAAQGKCPTCRKRVTVKELIRVFLPSAS